Proteins from a single region of Halorubrum sp. 2020YC2:
- a CDS encoding MFS transporter → MNWRYRHTVLTLCMLAFFVTYFARLAISPVVPLVIDDFGVSNTAVGVALSGMWFAYGLSQFPSGILADRHGERRVILVAVGGTTAMSLLLALVPVFPAFVLAAVLLGLAAGLHYAVATTLLSRTFDDLGTAVGIHSLGGPLAGLVAPVVATWVGVRYGWRPGVALAALVGVPIFVLFARRVRPTEPRRPDQPMSERLRLGPLLELIGRRQILVPLAVATLGTYVAQGVISFLPTFLVEFRGYSPAFAGGVFSAFFVVRAVAQVGLGRLSDRLGRDASIAAALLGGALGLAGLVALPDLVRAPVAVGLPALPETAALGVAVFLAALGSSFFSAIDPRFMDALGDAERGAGFGLIRTVYTVIGSAGSVGVGLVADLFGWGASFLVIAGLAGVAFLVTAANALLGAGR, encoded by the coding sequence GTGAACTGGCGCTACCGCCACACGGTGTTGACGCTGTGTATGCTCGCCTTCTTCGTGACGTACTTCGCCCGGCTGGCCATCAGTCCGGTCGTCCCGCTCGTCATCGACGACTTCGGGGTCTCGAACACCGCGGTCGGCGTCGCGCTCTCGGGGATGTGGTTCGCCTACGGGCTCTCGCAGTTCCCGAGCGGAATCCTCGCGGACCGGCACGGGGAGCGCCGGGTCATCCTCGTCGCGGTCGGCGGGACGACGGCGATGAGCCTCCTGCTCGCCCTCGTCCCGGTCTTCCCGGCCTTCGTGCTGGCGGCGGTCCTCCTCGGGCTGGCGGCGGGGCTCCACTACGCGGTGGCGACCACGCTGCTCTCGCGGACGTTCGACGACCTCGGCACCGCGGTCGGGATCCACTCGCTGGGCGGCCCGCTGGCGGGGCTGGTCGCCCCGGTCGTGGCGACGTGGGTCGGCGTCCGCTACGGCTGGCGGCCGGGCGTCGCGCTGGCGGCGCTCGTCGGCGTCCCCATCTTCGTCCTGTTCGCGCGGCGGGTCCGCCCCACCGAGCCGCGGCGCCCGGACCAGCCCATGTCCGAGCGGCTCCGGCTCGGGCCGCTGCTCGAACTGATCGGGCGGCGGCAGATCCTCGTCCCGCTCGCGGTCGCGACGCTCGGCACGTACGTCGCGCAGGGCGTCATCTCCTTCCTGCCGACGTTCCTCGTCGAGTTCCGCGGGTACTCCCCCGCGTTCGCCGGCGGCGTCTTCTCCGCGTTCTTCGTCGTCCGCGCGGTCGCACAGGTCGGACTCGGCCGACTCTCCGACCGGCTGGGCCGCGACGCGAGCATCGCCGCCGCCCTCCTCGGCGGCGCGCTCGGGCTCGCCGGGCTGGTCGCGCTCCCCGACCTCGTCCGCGCTCCGGTCGCGGTCGGGCTGCCGGCGCTCCCGGAGACCGCCGCGCTCGGCGTCGCCGTGTTCCTCGCCGCGCTCGGCTCCAGCTTCTTCTCGGCCATCGACCCGCGGTTCATGGACGCGCTCGGCGACGCGGAGCGCGGCGCCGGCTTCGGGCTGATTCGGACCGTCTACACGGTCATCGGATCGGCCGGGTCCGTCGGCGTCGGACT
- a CDS encoding MOSC domain-containing protein, giving the protein MTADGDDDGAARSPEGSDSGVGAVDSLVTAPEGGAPPVLRDAVEIRPDGVEGDRYRRGDGHFQLDGCAVTLVAAEALDVVREETGIDVTDGRHRRNVVVDGFGAGMDPLLDATVAVGGAVLRPTRRRPPCAHVEDLAGEDGLASALRERGGLCCDVIEPGRVAVDDAVRVREADPRTAGAAIAERLANRERTGDGGRAADRE; this is encoded by the coding sequence ATGACGGCCGACGGTGACGACGACGGCGCAGCCCGGTCCCCCGAGGGGTCGGACTCCGGGGTCGGCGCGGTCGACTCGCTCGTTACGGCCCCGGAGGGCGGCGCCCCGCCCGTCCTCCGGGACGCGGTCGAGATCCGCCCCGACGGCGTCGAGGGCGACCGCTACCGCCGCGGTGACGGCCACTTCCAACTCGACGGCTGCGCGGTCACCCTCGTCGCCGCGGAGGCGCTCGACGTCGTCCGCGAGGAGACCGGAATCGACGTGACCGACGGCCGCCACCGACGGAACGTCGTCGTCGACGGGTTCGGCGCCGGGATGGACCCCCTCCTCGACGCGACCGTCGCGGTCGGCGGCGCGGTCCTGCGGCCGACCCGCCGTCGCCCTCCCTGCGCGCACGTCGAGGACCTCGCGGGCGAGGACGGGCTGGCGTCGGCGCTCCGGGAGCGCGGCGGGCTCTGCTGTGACGTGATCGAACCCGGCCGCGTCGCGGTCGACGACGCGGTGCGGGTCCGCGAGGCCGACCCGCGGACCGCCGGCGCGGCCATCGCGGAGCGGCTCGCGAACCGGGAGCGGACCGGGGATGGGGGGCGGGCCGCGGACCGGGAGTAG
- a CDS encoding cysteine synthase family protein: MDDDILSTLGTPLVRVDAPAGTTVAAKVESRNPGGSAKDRPALYMVEAAEEAGEIEPGDRIVEPTSGNTGIGLAMVGATRGYDVTLVIPEGKSIERRRLMKAYGATVELVDGDISDAKDRADELEADPNTVQLRQFENAANPRAHYETTGPEILDQVGDRTVDALVAGVGTGGTLSGIGRRLREAFPEVRIDAVEPADNAVLSGGPTGNDGFQGMGPGFVAPNLDVDLIDEVHTVELAAAETECRRLAREEGILVGQSSGASNLAAKDVAAELRESGEFAGEEPLVVTVFWDSGERYLTAGTFDG, translated from the coding sequence ATGGACGACGACATCCTGTCGACGCTCGGCACGCCGCTGGTGCGGGTCGACGCGCCCGCGGGAACCACGGTGGCGGCGAAAGTCGAGTCCCGCAACCCGGGCGGCTCGGCCAAGGACCGCCCCGCGCTGTACATGGTCGAGGCCGCCGAGGAGGCGGGGGAAATCGAACCCGGCGACCGCATCGTCGAACCGACCTCGGGCAACACCGGCATCGGGCTGGCGATGGTCGGCGCGACGCGCGGCTACGACGTGACCCTCGTCATCCCCGAGGGGAAGTCGATCGAGCGCCGCCGGCTGATGAAGGCGTACGGCGCCACCGTCGAACTCGTCGACGGCGACATCTCCGACGCGAAGGACCGGGCGGACGAACTCGAAGCGGACCCGAACACCGTTCAGCTCCGCCAGTTCGAGAACGCCGCGAACCCCCGCGCCCACTACGAGACGACCGGCCCGGAGATTCTCGATCAGGTGGGCGACCGGACCGTCGACGCCCTGGTCGCCGGGGTCGGCACGGGGGGAACGCTCTCCGGGATCGGCCGCCGCCTGCGCGAGGCGTTCCCGGAGGTCCGGATCGACGCGGTCGAGCCGGCCGACAACGCCGTCCTCTCCGGCGGTCCGACGGGAAACGACGGCTTCCAAGGCATGGGACCGGGGTTCGTCGCGCCGAACCTCGACGTCGACCTGATCGACGAGGTCCACACCGTCGAACTCGCGGCCGCCGAGACCGAATGCCGCCGGCTCGCCCGCGAGGAGGGAATCTTGGTCGGGCAGTCGTCCGGAGCCTCGAACCTCGCCGCGAAGGACGTGGCGGCCGAACTCCGAGAGAGCGGGGAGTTCGCGGGCGAGGAACCCCTCGTCGTCACCGTCTTCTGGGACAGCGGCGAGCGCTACCTGACGGCGGGCACCTTCGACGGGTGA
- a CDS encoding thioredoxin codes for MTLETLAPAADLDADAFDDSVLDALAADDYVFKVWGGDWCGDCQRQLPEFGAALAAAGVPDDRVEAFPVTKGPDGKEGELVEEYDIELIPTVVVESPEGEELARFVEEEAVSIAAYLTDRLADVEATA; via the coding sequence ATGACACTCGAAACGCTCGCGCCCGCCGCCGACCTCGACGCTGACGCGTTCGACGATTCGGTTCTGGACGCGCTCGCGGCAGACGACTACGTGTTCAAGGTGTGGGGCGGCGACTGGTGCGGCGACTGCCAGCGCCAGCTGCCCGAGTTCGGCGCCGCGCTCGCGGCCGCCGGCGTCCCGGACGACCGGGTCGAGGCGTTCCCGGTCACGAAGGGTCCGGACGGGAAGGAAGGCGAACTGGTCGAAGAGTACGACATTGAACTGATCCCCACCGTCGTCGTGGAGTCGCCCGAGGGCGAGGAGCTCGCGCGGTTCGTCGAGGAGGAGGCCGTCTCCATCGCGGCGTACCTGACCGACCGGCTCGCTGACGTCGAAGCGACGGCCTGA
- a CDS encoding ThuA domain-containing protein produces MARVTVWNEHRHERESDAVAEVYPDGIHAVVADALREGGHEVRTATLDEGPEHGLTEAVLEDTDVLTWWGHAAHDEVRDAVVDRVHECVLDGTGLIVLHSAHYSKIFKRLMGTSCSLKWREAAERERLWTIEPSHPIADGIGESVELDETEMYGERFDVPAPDTLVFTSWFEGGETFRSGCCYRRGSGKVFYFRPGHETYPIYYDEDVRQVLRNAVDWAEPSDGPAPEFGNSDPIEDIDTSDDRTVH; encoded by the coding sequence ATGGCACGCGTCACGGTCTGGAACGAGCACCGACACGAGCGCGAGAGCGACGCCGTCGCGGAGGTCTACCCCGACGGGATCCACGCCGTCGTCGCGGACGCACTCCGCGAGGGCGGCCACGAGGTCCGCACCGCGACCCTCGACGAGGGACCGGAGCACGGGCTGACCGAGGCGGTCTTAGAGGACACCGACGTGCTCACTTGGTGGGGCCACGCCGCTCACGACGAGGTGCGCGACGCGGTCGTCGACCGCGTCCACGAGTGCGTCCTCGACGGGACGGGGCTGATCGTCCTCCACTCCGCGCACTACTCGAAGATTTTTAAGCGATTGATGGGGACCAGTTGCTCGCTGAAGTGGCGCGAGGCCGCCGAGCGCGAGCGGCTGTGGACGATCGAGCCGAGCCACCCGATTGCGGACGGAATCGGCGAGTCCGTCGAACTCGACGAGACCGAGATGTACGGCGAGCGCTTCGACGTGCCGGCGCCCGACACCCTCGTCTTCACCTCGTGGTTTGAGGGCGGCGAGACGTTCCGCTCCGGCTGCTGTTACCGCCGCGGGAGCGGGAAGGTGTTCTACTTCCGCCCGGGCCACGAGACGTATCCGATCTACTACGACGAGGACGTTCGGCAGGTCCTCCGGAACGCGGTCGACTGGGCGGAGCCGAGCGACGGCCCGGCGCCCGAGTTCGGCAACTCCGACCCGATCGAGGACATCGACACGAGCGATGACCGGACGGTTCACTGA
- the pyrI gene encoding aspartate carbamoyltransferase regulatory subunit: MSDHELRVSKIRDGTVIDHVEGGQALNVLAILGIDGSEGFGVSVGMNVPSDRLGRKDIVKVEDRELSQSEVDVLSLIAPEATINIVRDFEVVEKNRVTRPDSVTGVLSCPNRNCITNADEPIETRFDVVADGVRCDYCATILRADIADHIDV; encoded by the coding sequence ATGAGCGACCACGAACTGCGCGTCTCGAAGATCCGCGACGGCACGGTCATCGACCACGTCGAGGGCGGGCAGGCGCTGAACGTGCTCGCCATCCTCGGCATCGACGGCTCCGAGGGGTTCGGCGTCTCGGTCGGGATGAACGTCCCCTCCGACCGGCTCGGCCGCAAGGACATCGTGAAAGTCGAGGACCGGGAGCTGTCGCAGTCCGAGGTCGACGTGCTCTCGCTCATCGCGCCCGAGGCGACGATCAACATCGTCCGCGACTTCGAGGTCGTCGAGAAGAACCGCGTCACCCGCCCGGACAGCGTGACGGGCGTGCTCTCCTGTCCGAACCGCAACTGTATCACCAACGCCGACGAGCCGATCGAGACGCGCTTCGACGTCGTCGCGGACGGCGTGCGCTGCGACTACTGCGCGACGATCCTGCGCGCCGACATTGCCGACCACATCGACGTCTGA
- the pyrB gene encoding aspartate carbamoyltransferase, whose amino-acid sequence MRQDHLITATQLSRDDIEAVLDRARAVAADPAAYVDRHAGRVLALCFFEPSTRTRMSFDSAAKRLGMDTIGMGDVDSSSVSKGESLSDTVRVIEGYADALVLRHPSEGAATLAGERVDVPVVNAGDGAGQHPSQTLLDLHTIREDHGLDDLTIGIMGDLKYGRTVHSLAAALTEFDANQHFISPESLRLPRSVRFDLHETGAQIREHEELEPVLDELDVLYVTRIQKERFPDENEYHRVAGEYQIDADTLEDAADDLTVMHPLPRVDEIAPDVDETDHARYFEQAHNGIPVRMALLDTLLENATSDGDGGTEVDR is encoded by the coding sequence ATGCGACAGGACCACCTCATCACCGCGACCCAGCTCTCGCGGGATGACATCGAGGCCGTACTCGACCGGGCCCGAGCGGTCGCCGCCGACCCGGCGGCCTACGTGGACCGGCACGCCGGCCGCGTGCTCGCGCTCTGCTTTTTCGAGCCGAGCACGCGCACCCGGATGAGCTTCGACAGCGCGGCCAAGCGCCTCGGCATGGACACCATCGGCATGGGCGACGTCGACTCCTCGTCGGTGTCGAAGGGGGAGTCGCTGTCGGACACCGTCCGCGTCATCGAGGGCTACGCGGACGCCCTCGTCCTCCGCCACCCGAGCGAGGGCGCCGCCACGCTGGCCGGCGAGCGCGTCGACGTCCCCGTCGTCAACGCGGGCGACGGCGCGGGCCAACACCCCTCCCAGACGCTCCTCGACCTCCACACGATCCGCGAGGACCACGGCCTCGACGACCTCACGATCGGGATCATGGGCGACCTGAAGTACGGGCGGACGGTCCACTCGCTGGCGGCCGCGCTCACGGAGTTCGACGCGAACCAGCACTTCATCAGCCCCGAGTCGCTGCGGCTCCCCCGCTCCGTGCGTTTCGACCTCCACGAGACGGGCGCGCAGATCCGCGAACACGAGGAGCTGGAACCCGTGCTCGACGAGCTGGACGTGCTGTACGTCACCCGGATCCAGAAGGAGCGGTTCCCCGACGAGAACGAGTACCACCGCGTCGCGGGCGAGTATCAGATCGACGCCGACACGCTCGAAGACGCGGCCGACGACCTCACCGTGATGCACCCGCTCCCCCGAGTCGACGAGATCGCGCCCGACGTGGACGAGACCGACCACGCGCGCTACTTCGAGCAGGCGCACAACGGGATCCCGGTGCGGATGGCGCTGCTCGACACCCTGCTCGAAAACGCGACTTCCGACGGCGACGGGGGGACGGAGGTGGACCGATGA
- a CDS encoding ASCH domain-containing protein — translation MSENDPSDLLPNDRVKQAALDGEVTQLHRGNRYGDEGDTFEVEGVTFELTEVTGRTLGEMTDEDAKREGSPSLSAYKERMVRAHGGNFEWDDDADVVRHRFERAE, via the coding sequence ATGTCCGAGAACGATCCGAGCGACCTGCTGCCGAACGACCGCGTGAAACAGGCCGCCCTCGACGGCGAGGTGACCCAGCTTCACCGCGGGAACCGGTACGGCGACGAGGGCGATACCTTCGAGGTCGAGGGCGTCACCTTCGAACTGACCGAGGTGACGGGGCGGACGCTCGGGGAGATGACCGACGAGGACGCGAAACGCGAGGGGTCGCCGTCGCTTTCGGCGTACAAAGAGCGGATGGTGCGCGCGCACGGCGGGAACTTCGAGTGGGACGACGACGCCGACGTGGTGCGACACCGCTTCGAGCGAGCGGAATAA
- a CDS encoding TIGR00366 family protein, translating into MSEVVERWMPSPFVFAILLTYIVYGAGLIATDSGPVKLLEFWYGGFWAFLGFSMQMVLILMTGFVIAYHPRVNAILQRLAEIPNSGAQAAAFVGFISMSLAWVHWGFSLIMGAIFAREMGKVAHRKDIEIHYPLLAVAGYMGLGLTWHWGISGSAPLQLTDANNIGEGTGFEFLTSTVPAAETIFHPYALTLTALSIVFASAVLYVLAPSGSRAKGITEYVDEADLFDSSTDGGTDAADAADPVDEPPAEVDDVPAERMNNSRIIGGLVALSGVAILALQFAGQGLGAFTLNAVNFGFLFAGLLIYQRPAYYRDRFNDAAGAAAGIVLLFPFFAGIQGIMADSGLALLLAEALLDVSTAATYPVVAWIVGSVANLFVPSGGGEWLVVGPSVLQAAQELGVPYGQATIAYAVGDAHTNLLNPFWALPLLAITNVKAREMFGYAIAMLIALIPFLAVALYAVPY; encoded by the coding sequence ATGTCGGAGGTGGTCGAACGGTGGATGCCGAGCCCGTTCGTCTTCGCCATTCTGTTGACGTATATCGTCTACGGAGCGGGGCTGATAGCGACCGACTCGGGACCGGTCAAGCTGTTGGAGTTCTGGTACGGCGGCTTCTGGGCGTTCCTCGGGTTCTCGATGCAGATGGTGCTCATCCTGATGACGGGGTTCGTCATCGCGTACCACCCGCGGGTCAACGCGATCTTACAGCGGCTCGCGGAGATTCCGAACTCCGGGGCGCAGGCGGCCGCGTTCGTCGGCTTCATCTCGATGTCGCTGGCGTGGGTCCATTGGGGGTTCAGCCTCATCATGGGCGCCATCTTCGCCCGCGAGATGGGGAAGGTCGCCCACCGGAAAGACATCGAGATCCACTACCCGCTGCTCGCGGTCGCCGGGTACATGGGACTCGGCCTGACGTGGCACTGGGGCATCTCCGGGTCCGCGCCGCTCCAGTTGACCGACGCGAACAACATCGGTGAAGGGACCGGGTTCGAGTTCCTGACCTCGACGGTCCCGGCTGCCGAGACTATCTTCCACCCGTACGCGCTCACGCTCACCGCGCTCTCCATCGTCTTCGCGAGCGCCGTGCTGTACGTGCTCGCCCCCTCCGGGAGCCGCGCGAAGGGGATCACGGAGTACGTCGACGAGGCGGACCTGTTCGACTCAAGTACAGATGGCGGCACCGACGCCGCCGACGCCGCGGACCCGGTGGACGAGCCGCCGGCGGAGGTGGACGACGTCCCCGCCGAGCGGATGAACAACAGCCGGATCATCGGCGGGCTGGTGGCGCTGTCGGGCGTCGCCATCCTCGCGCTCCAGTTCGCCGGGCAGGGGCTCGGCGCGTTTACGCTGAACGCCGTCAACTTCGGGTTCCTCTTCGCCGGGCTGCTGATCTACCAGCGCCCGGCGTACTACCGCGACCGGTTCAACGACGCGGCGGGCGCGGCGGCCGGCATCGTCCTGCTGTTCCCCTTCTTCGCCGGGATCCAGGGGATCATGGCCGACTCCGGGCTGGCGCTGCTGCTCGCGGAGGCGCTGCTCGACGTGTCGACGGCGGCGACGTACCCCGTGGTCGCGTGGATCGTCGGCTCCGTCGCGAACCTGTTCGTCCCCTCGGGCGGCGGCGAGTGGCTCGTCGTCGGCCCGTCGGTGCTTCAGGCCGCACAGGAACTCGGCGTCCCCTACGGGCAGGCCACCATCGCGTACGCGGTCGGGGACGCGCACACGAACCTGCTGAACCCGTTCTGGGCGCTGCCGCTGCTCGCGATCACGAACGTCAAGGCGCGCGAGATGTTCGGCTACGCCATCGCGATGCTGATCGCGCTCATCCCGTTCCTCGCCGTCGCGCTGTACGCCGTGCCGTACTGA
- a CDS encoding 2Fe-2S iron-sulfur cluster-binding protein, which produces MTEYTVEFVGTGETIEVTDTETILSACFDEGIAQEYSCRVGMCLACSAEIVEGEVTQPAARGLTDEEAEEYALTCMARPQSDLKLDRGKYPPSIEDDAAVSAEDGDGAAADDD; this is translated from the coding sequence ATGACCGAGTACACCGTCGAGTTCGTCGGCACCGGCGAGACGATCGAGGTGACCGACACGGAGACGATCCTCAGCGCCTGCTTCGACGAGGGGATCGCCCAGGAGTACTCCTGCCGCGTCGGGATGTGTCTCGCCTGCTCCGCCGAAATCGTCGAGGGCGAGGTGACCCAGCCCGCGGCCCGGGGCCTCACCGACGAGGAGGCCGAGGAGTACGCGCTCACCTGTATGGCCCGCCCGCAATCGGACCTCAAGCTTGACCGCGGGAAGTACCCGCCGAGCATCGAGGACGACGCCGCGGTCTCCGCCGAAGACGGCGACGGCGCGGCCGCGGACGACGACTGA
- a CDS encoding antitoxin VapB family protein, whose product MSTKTISLDEEAYERLKSHKREGESFSDVVKRIAGERSWTEVAGILSEDEADELESLVEEGRSRSRDRRERLDADVQDGE is encoded by the coding sequence ATGTCGACGAAAACGATCTCGCTCGACGAGGAGGCCTACGAGCGGCTCAAATCGCACAAGCGAGAGGGAGAGTCGTTTTCCGACGTGGTCAAACGGATCGCCGGCGAGCGATCGTGGACCGAGGTCGCCGGGATCCTTTCGGAGGACGAGGCCGACGAACTCGAATCCCTCGTCGAGGAGGGTCGGTCCCGTTCTCGCGACCGGCGTGAACGTCTCGACGCGGACGTACAAGACGGCGAATGA
- a CDS encoding PIN domain-containing protein, with the protein MIEDTTFIIDVLHDDRDAVRYLDLIERENRPEKISSITVLELYEAVPQLNAPEERRQATLDVLDTRHAVVADETVMRKAGKISGSLRARGQEIDREDCIIGATALLNDEPVVTRNREHFERIDGLDVETY; encoded by the coding sequence ATGATCGAGGACACGACCTTCATCATCGACGTTCTACACGACGACCGGGACGCAGTCCGATACCTCGATCTCATCGAACGGGAGAATCGTCCCGAGAAGATCTCCTCGATAACGGTACTCGAACTGTACGAAGCGGTTCCACAGCTGAACGCTCCCGAAGAGCGCCGACAAGCGACCCTCGACGTACTCGACACGCGCCACGCGGTCGTCGCCGACGAGACCGTGATGCGAAAAGCCGGGAAGATTTCCGGCTCGCTTCGCGCCCGCGGCCAAGAGATCGACAGAGAGGACTGTATCATCGGGGCGACGGCGCTGTTGAACGACGAACCGGTCGTAACCCGCAATCGCGAGCACTTCGAGCGTATCGACGGTCTCGACGTCGAGACGTACTGA
- the mvaD gene encoding phosphomevalonate decarboxylase MvaD, whose translation MTGKATARAHPIQGLVKYHGMRDEELRLPYHDSISLCTAPTATTTTVEWQPDASEDTYVIGGEAVDGRAAERIDMVVDHVRELAGVDAAVRLESENSFPSNIGFGSSSSGFAAAALALTEAAGLDMSLPEVSTVARRGSSSAARSVTGAYSRLDAGLNDEDCRSYRLDAGVSEDGFDPEEDLRIVAAHVPAYKETEEAHREAAASHMMQARTAHVQDQLVEMTDALRAGDFDRIFETAEHDSLSLTATTMTGPSGWVYWQPETIAVFNAVRELREAGVPVYFSTDTGASVYVNTLADHVDEVESRIAEIGIDTDVWEVGGPARVLDESEALF comes from the coding sequence ATGACCGGTAAGGCCACCGCGCGAGCCCACCCGATTCAGGGGCTCGTCAAGTACCACGGGATGCGCGACGAGGAACTGCGCCTCCCGTACCACGACAGCATCAGCCTCTGTACCGCGCCGACCGCGACGACGACCACCGTCGAGTGGCAGCCCGACGCGAGCGAGGACACCTACGTCATCGGCGGCGAGGCGGTCGACGGGCGGGCCGCCGAGCGCATCGACATGGTCGTCGACCACGTCCGCGAGCTGGCCGGCGTCGACGCCGCGGTGCGGCTGGAGAGCGAGAACTCCTTCCCGTCGAACATCGGCTTCGGCTCCTCGTCGTCGGGGTTCGCGGCCGCCGCACTCGCCCTGACCGAGGCCGCGGGCCTCGACATGTCGCTCCCCGAGGTCTCCACGGTCGCCCGCCGCGGCTCCTCCTCGGCGGCCCGCTCGGTGACGGGCGCGTACTCGCGGCTCGACGCCGGACTCAACGACGAGGACTGCCGCTCCTACCGCCTCGACGCCGGCGTGAGCGAAGACGGGTTCGACCCCGAGGAGGACCTGCGGATCGTCGCCGCGCACGTCCCCGCTTATAAAGAGACCGAGGAGGCCCATCGCGAGGCCGCCGCGAGCCACATGATGCAGGCCCGGACCGCGCACGTTCAGGACCAACTGGTTGAGATGACCGACGCGCTCCGCGCGGGCGACTTCGACCGGATCTTCGAGACGGCCGAGCACGACTCGCTCTCCCTCACCGCCACCACGATGACCGGCCCGTCGGGCTGGGTGTACTGGCAGCCCGAGACGATCGCCGTCTTCAACGCGGTGCGCGAACTCCGCGAGGCGGGCGTCCCCGTCTACTTCTCGACTGACACCGGCGCGTCGGTGTACGTGAACACGCTGGCCGACCACGTCGACGAGGTCGAGAGCCGGATCGCGGAGATCGGCATCGACACCGACGTCTGGGAGGTCGGCGGCCCGGCGCGCGTCCTCGACGAGAGCGAGGCGCTGTTTTAA